From Elusimicrobiota bacterium, the proteins below share one genomic window:
- a CDS encoding ATPase, T2SS/T4P/T4SS family, whose amino-acid sequence MSKILCVDDDEDIQKLLNTVLSRAGFQVTSLTNPKEAVSSADNLKPDLILLDVMMPELSGYDVCALLRKNPGTVDVPVIFLTALNQPSDKMKALSLGAVDFISKPFDKSKLISSINQHLAKEVKWAAPQEEKPHFENKASIAAFKKELLSPGGSGSLNPDAVNKMTSTDVYKVLGQLDLSRSVAAKTIAAFLKLPFIAIINPDNIKLDVFPARFARANSLVAILDEDKGLVVVMPNPFDFELLESIRQLIQEPYSLAVSDPDSIANLYSFGQDSGMEPDAKAEALSMKAEEVGDTPAKRVALTQAEESSVKYITAKLIESAIHGRASDVHIEPKELFTAIRFRVDGDLREFTKLKKDSAIKVLTRLKVLGGLDIAERRRPQDGAFVAGLGERKFTLRLATTATNYGESMVIRFIEPYAKPKTLTELGMDKVQVATMAMLAGKNQSMIILAGPTGSGKTTTVYSFLSGMDTQRRSLISVEDPIEFRIPNANQQQVNEKAGATFEALLKSSVRQDPDILFMGEIRDKTSAQTALDFASTGHLTISTIHTSNATTAVFRLERLGVTRAQIAYTMLAIVSQRLIKRLCVKCREMRPSSAEIVNVFSRLHCPAPRQTAHPVGCVDCNNTGYNGREAVYEILIMTPEVSEMIRLGDSIVNIRETLRRGNVTLITDAALTKITEGITSFNDAYEKVLAEDLGDEISPVADDANLFLPPPESVRPAPGAIAPYIASADPAGHVAPAAHTAPAARPAPAAHPAPVTPPAPAALPGPFEEPSEEDEDEYIGVKKPAAPEPPAPLPVEKPKKILVVDDDPDILLLAQKVISGAGYDVTAVKDGIEAIM is encoded by the coding sequence ATGAGTAAGATCCTTTGCGTGGATGACGACGAAGATATACAGAAACTCCTGAATACCGTTCTTTCAAGAGCAGGGTTTCAGGTAACTTCGCTTACCAATCCGAAAGAGGCCGTTTCTTCCGCCGACAATTTAAAACCCGACCTGATACTGCTGGACGTTATGATGCCGGAACTGAGCGGCTACGACGTCTGCGCGCTGCTGCGCAAGAATCCCGGGACCGTGGATGTGCCGGTAATCTTCCTTACCGCTTTAAACCAGCCCTCCGACAAGATGAAAGCGCTTTCGCTCGGCGCCGTGGATTTCATTTCAAAACCTTTTGATAAAAGTAAGCTTATTTCCTCTATCAACCAACACCTTGCTAAAGAAGTCAAATGGGCGGCGCCCCAGGAGGAAAAACCGCATTTTGAAAATAAGGCGTCCATAGCGGCGTTCAAGAAGGAGCTTCTTTCCCCGGGGGGCTCCGGATCGCTTAATCCGGACGCGGTCAACAAAATGACCTCTACCGATGTTTACAAGGTACTCGGGCAGCTTGACTTATCCCGGTCCGTGGCGGCTAAAACCATTGCCGCGTTCCTGAAACTGCCGTTTATTGCGATAATAAATCCTGACAACATAAAACTGGACGTGTTCCCGGCCAGGTTCGCGCGGGCCAACAGTCTTGTCGCCATACTTGACGAAGATAAAGGCCTGGTTGTGGTAATGCCCAACCCTTTTGACTTTGAGCTTCTGGAATCTATCAGGCAGTTGATACAGGAGCCCTATTCACTCGCCGTTTCAGACCCGGATTCCATAGCGAACCTCTACAGTTTCGGGCAGGATTCCGGCATGGAGCCCGACGCGAAGGCGGAAGCTCTCTCCATGAAAGCCGAGGAGGTCGGCGATACGCCCGCAAAAAGGGTCGCGCTCACGCAGGCTGAAGAAAGCTCCGTCAAGTATATCACCGCCAAACTGATAGAATCGGCCATACACGGGCGGGCCAGCGACGTGCATATAGAGCCCAAGGAACTTTTTACCGCCATACGTTTCAGAGTGGACGGCGACCTCAGGGAATTCACAAAACTAAAAAAAGACTCCGCGATCAAGGTGTTGACGCGCCTTAAAGTTCTCGGCGGCCTGGACATAGCGGAAAGGCGCCGCCCGCAGGACGGGGCTTTCGTCGCCGGACTGGGCGAAAGGAAATTCACGCTGCGCCTGGCCACGACAGCCACGAACTACGGTGAGAGCATGGTTATCAGGTTCATTGAACCTTATGCCAAGCCAAAAACCCTGACTGAACTCGGTATGGACAAAGTCCAGGTCGCGACGATGGCGATGCTTGCGGGGAAAAACCAGAGTATGATAATCCTGGCCGGCCCCACCGGTTCCGGCAAAACCACGACCGTTTACAGCTTCCTCTCAGGTATGGATACCCAGCGGCGCAGCCTTATATCCGTAGAGGACCCGATAGAGTTCCGTATCCCCAACGCAAACCAGCAGCAGGTAAATGAAAAAGCCGGAGCGACATTTGAGGCGCTGCTCAAGTCATCCGTGCGCCAGGACCCGGATATACTCTTTATGGGAGAAATCCGCGACAAAACTTCGGCCCAGACAGCTCTGGATTTTGCAAGCACAGGGCACCTTACCATAAGCACCATACATACTTCCAACGCCACCACGGCGGTTTTCCGCCTGGAGCGTCTGGGCGTGACGCGGGCGCAGATCGCCTACACCATGCTGGCCATAGTTTCCCAGCGCCTCATTAAACGTCTTTGCGTTAAATGCAGGGAGATGCGGCCTTCGAGTGCGGAAATTGTTAATGTTTTTTCCAGGTTGCACTGCCCCGCTCCGCGCCAGACGGCGCATCCCGTCGGCTGCGTCGACTGCAACAATACGGGATATAACGGCCGGGAAGCTGTTTACGAGATACTGATCATGACCCCTGAAGTGTCGGAGATGATACGTTTAGGAGACTCAATTGTAAACATACGCGAAACCCTGCGGCGCGGGAATGTGACCCTTATAACCGATGCCGCGCTCACCAAGATAACTGAGGGGATCACCTCCTTCAACGACGCCTATGAAAAAGTCCTGGCCGAGGACCTTGGAGATGAGATATCGCCTGTGGCTGACGATGCAAACCTGTTTCTCCCGCCTCCTGAGTCCGTTCGTCCCGCCCCTGGCGCCATTGCCCCCTATATCGCCAGTGCCGACCCTGCCGGCCATGTCGCACCTGCCGCCCATACCGCACCTGCCGCCCGTCCCGCCCCTGCCGCCCATCCCGCCCCTGTCACACCTCCCGCCCCTGCCGCTCTTCCCGGCCCTTTCGAAGAACCCAGTGAGGAAGACGAGGACGAATATATCGGGGTAAAGAAGCCGGCGGCCCCTGAGCCCCCTGCGCCCCTTCCGGTGGAAAAGCCTAAAAAAATACTGGTGGTGGACGACGATCCGGATATACTGCTTCTCGCTCAAAAGGTCATCTCGGGGGCGGGCTATGATGTCACGGCGGTGAAAGACGGCATAGAGGCCATCATGTAG
- a CDS encoding response regulator: MQKFDLVLSDIDMPNLDGLRLLEILRQKNINVDVVFLTAQEASEVAEEKGLKLGALDYIRKPVKKGILLLRLKNIFAKQR, translated from the coding sequence ATCCAGAAGTTCGATCTTGTACTTTCCGATATAGATATGCCAAACCTGGACGGGTTGCGCCTGCTTGAGATCCTCCGCCAGAAAAATATAAACGTGGATGTGGTGTTTCTGACCGCGCAGGAAGCGAGTGAAGTCGCGGAAGAGAAGGGGCTGAAGCTTGGCGCGCTTGATTATATACGCAAGCCGGTCAAAAAAGGAATATTACTGTTGCGGCTCAAAAACATATTCGCCAAACAGCGCTGA